The genomic region TGGACAACCAGTTCAAGGACATGCGCGAGCGCCTGCAGCGCATGGACGACGAGCGGGAGCAGTACAAGCGCGATCTGGCGATCGCTCAGGAGAAGGCCCAGGTCAAGCCTGAGCACGAGCAGATCAGCGAGCGCATGGCCGAGATCCTCCGGATCACCGAGGAGGAGGCCCAGGAGCGTCGCTCCAAGGTCGCCGCCGAGGTCAAGGAGATGGAGCAGAAGGCCCAGGAGGAGATCGCCAAGCTCCGCAAGGACGCCGAACAGCACGCCGAGCGGATCGTGGCCTCCGCGCGCGAGGAGGCCAACCAGATGGTCTCCAGCGCCAAGAAGGAGACCGACCAGCTCCGCGAGCAGGCCAAGGCCGAGGGCGACCGCCGCCTGAACGAGGCAGAGGCGCGGGCCAAGAAGATCCACGACACGGCCGACCGCAGGCTCGCCACGCTCACGGCCACGCACGCCGAGGCGCTGCGCCGCCTGAAGGACATGCACTCCACGCTGGCGGACCTGGTCACCGCGGAGGACAAGGCCGGCGCGCTGGAGACCGGGCTGTCCCGCGAGGAGGCCGTGGCCGAGGCTCCGGCGCCCGCTCCGGCCCAGGGCCCCGCCGCGTCCGGGCCCGGCAGGCCGGGGGCCACGGCGGCGGAGCCCGCCAAGCCCGCCGCCAAGCCCGAGCCGGCGGCGAAGGAGGAGGCCACCACCAAGCTGCCTCCGGTGCCGCAGGAGCCGGACGAGGCGACCGTGCGC from Nocardiopsis aegyptia harbors:
- a CDS encoding ATP synthase F0 subunit B; this translates as MLPGGGLQQDRFPTVRKGGYDKAHVDDYYVRMDNQFKDMRERLQRMDDEREQYKRDLAIAQEKAQVKPEHEQISERMAEILRITEEEAQERRSKVAAEVKEMEQKAQEEIAKLRKDAEQHAERIVASAREEANQMVSSAKKETDQLREQAKAEGDRRLNEAEARAKKIHDTADRRLATLTATHAEALRRLKDMHSTLADLVTAEDKAGALETGLSREEAVAEAPAPAPAQGPAASGPGRPGATAAEPAKPAAKPEPAAKEEATTKLPPVPQEPDEATVRIKPVARPESAGQEQPKPDAPQGGDAKAAPPQGGRVAGPAPGRQPSGPQTPPQSGPQQSHSPQQPQKPQQGPQGQQGQQGRPATGGEDEGGDPGITGVYRRPDGNREQSAQQPQSDEGVRVIRKP